In Colias croceus chromosome 12, ilColCroc2.1, one genomic interval encodes:
- the LOC123696525 gene encoding aspartate and glycine-rich protein isoform X2 → MIRLISQVLLVAAAVLTTAESEGDNESILSSVLLPSNQIRSVRSYYERYGYGRPYDRDDRPSRCGRCDDDDDDDTDDRRSNKPTHGSRYDRNRNDDDDDKRYSDRRSSKNETDDQSDDKHRDHDEKDRDRGRDRPRNKHRNRYDDRDRYSPDYYDRFLRDRDRYDEPYPRRPLYERNPYPDRYDDYGRYGYSGYRRPYYDDRYDRGAYDDGYGGYGPGTGGGPHDSFRPWDETYRGQAGWDAGGRGYYFASGRPDSTAWTQRDYARPQSSSWQNVGYQSNPTYSGGYSNGYSSGYSGYATGSRDPYRAVGYQDGYGQSGWRNVGERRPYRDESGVTKLDSQDRYNRATYQPSSYQPSSFSQSTTPETSYLHQRDDQLVKVEDSTQAQ, encoded by the exons ATGATTCGATTGATAAGTCAG GTATTACTCGTAGCAGCTGCTGTATTAACAACTGCAGAATCAGAAGGCGACAATGAATCCATTTTATCCTCAGTACTTCTACCGTCAAACCAAATCCGATCAGTGAGAAGTTACTACGAACGTTACGGCTACGGCCGACCCTACGACAGAGACGACAGACCATCACGATGCGGCCGATGTGAcgacgatgatgatgatgatactgATGATAGACGATCAAACAAACCAACACATGGCAGTAGATACGATAGAAACAGAaacgatgatgatgatgacaaaCGCTACAGTGATAGACGTAGCAGCAAAAATGAGACAGACGATCAAAGCGACGATAAACATAGGGACCACGATGAGAAAGACAGGGACAGAGGACGGGACAGACCGAGGAACAAACACAGGAATAGATATGACGACAGGGATAGATATAGCCCAGATTATTATGACAGGTTTTTAAGGGATAGAGATAGATATGACGAACCCTATCCTCGCCGACCGTTGTATGAAAGAAACCCTTACCCAGATCGTTATGATGACTATGGACGGTATGGTTATTCTGGATATCGACGACCGTATTATGATGATAGATATGATAGAGGCGCTTATGATGATGGTTATGGAGGATATGGCCCAGGAACTGGTGGTGGACCGCATGATAG TTTCAGACCATGGGATGAAACATATCGTGGCCAAGCAGGCTGGGATGCTGGTGGTCGAGGGTACTACTTCGCGTCAGGTAGACCTGACTCCACGGCGTGGACGCAGAGGGATTATGCAAG ACCGCAATCATCTAGTTGGCAGAACGTTGGCTACCAAAGCAACCCCACTTACTCCGGCGGTTACTCCAACGGTTACTCCAGCGGTTACTCCGGTTACGCCACGGGTTCCCGGGACCCGTACCGCGCGGTCGGTTATCAGGATGGTTACGGTCAGAGTGGTTGGCGCAATGTTGGTGAGCGCCGACCTTATAGGGATGAAAG CGGGGTAACAAAACTAGACAGCCAAGACAGATACAACAGGGCGACTTATCAGCCAAGTTCGTACCAACCATCTAGCTTCAGTCAAAGCACTACTCCAGAAACCAGCTACCTTCATCAGAGAGACGACCAACTGGTCAAAGTAGAAGATTCTACGCAAGctcaatag
- the LOC123696525 gene encoding prisilkin-39 isoform X1, with protein sequence MIRLISQVLLVAAAVLTTAESEGDNESILSSVLLPSNQIRSVRSYYERYGYGRPYDRDDRPSRCGRCDDDDDDDTDDRRSNKPTHGSRYDRNRNDDDDDKRYSDRRSSKNETDDQSDDKHRDHDEKDRDRGRDRPRNKHRNRYDDRDRYSPDYYDRFLRDRDRYDEPYPRRPLYERNPYPDRYDDYGRYGYSGYRRPYYDDRYDRGAYDDGYGGYGPGTGGGPHDSFRPWDETYRGQAGWDAGGRGYYFASGRPDSTAWTQRDYARPQSSSWQNVGYQSNPTYSGGYSNGYSSGYSGYATGSRDPYRAVGYQDGYGQSGWRNVGERRPYRDESSYTGNFGKDPYGSSFGYQDVVYGQSIRNVGERRPYRDESGVTKLDSQDRYNRATYQPSSYQPSSFSQSTTPETSYLHQRDDQLVKVEDSTQAQ encoded by the exons ATGATTCGATTGATAAGTCAG GTATTACTCGTAGCAGCTGCTGTATTAACAACTGCAGAATCAGAAGGCGACAATGAATCCATTTTATCCTCAGTACTTCTACCGTCAAACCAAATCCGATCAGTGAGAAGTTACTACGAACGTTACGGCTACGGCCGACCCTACGACAGAGACGACAGACCATCACGATGCGGCCGATGTGAcgacgatgatgatgatgatactgATGATAGACGATCAAACAAACCAACACATGGCAGTAGATACGATAGAAACAGAaacgatgatgatgatgacaaaCGCTACAGTGATAGACGTAGCAGCAAAAATGAGACAGACGATCAAAGCGACGATAAACATAGGGACCACGATGAGAAAGACAGGGACAGAGGACGGGACAGACCGAGGAACAAACACAGGAATAGATATGACGACAGGGATAGATATAGCCCAGATTATTATGACAGGTTTTTAAGGGATAGAGATAGATATGACGAACCCTATCCTCGCCGACCGTTGTATGAAAGAAACCCTTACCCAGATCGTTATGATGACTATGGACGGTATGGTTATTCTGGATATCGACGACCGTATTATGATGATAGATATGATAGAGGCGCTTATGATGATGGTTATGGAGGATATGGCCCAGGAACTGGTGGTGGACCGCATGATAG TTTCAGACCATGGGATGAAACATATCGTGGCCAAGCAGGCTGGGATGCTGGTGGTCGAGGGTACTACTTCGCGTCAGGTAGACCTGACTCCACGGCGTGGACGCAGAGGGATTATGCAAG ACCGCAATCATCTAGTTGGCAGAACGTTGGCTACCAAAGCAACCCCACTTACTCCGGCGGTTACTCCAACGGTTACTCCAGCGGTTACTCCGGTTACGCCACGGGTTCCCGGGACCCGTACCGCGCGGTCGGTTATCAGGATGGTTACGGTCAGAGTGGTTGGCGCAATGTTGGTGAGCGCCGACCTTATAGGGATGAAAG TTCCTACACTGGTAACTTCGGCAAAGACCCCTATGGATCGAGTTTTGGTTACCAAGATGTGGTCTATGGTCAGTCTATCAGGAATGTAGGAGAACGCCGTCCTTATAGGGATGAGAG CGGGGTAACAAAACTAGACAGCCAAGACAGATACAACAGGGCGACTTATCAGCCAAGTTCGTACCAACCATCTAGCTTCAGTCAAAGCACTACTCCAGAAACCAGCTACCTTCATCAGAGAGACGACCAACTGGTCAAAGTAGAAGATTCTACGCAAGctcaatag